In Colletotrichum destructivum chromosome 1, complete sequence, the sequence ATGGTAGAGCTTTCTACCTCCTGTGCGCATGTTCTCATAACCTCAGCTTCTTGAACTCGAACTTGACGCATGGCTTTTGAATGATACTGTACTTCAGCTTGTGCAGGTCTGTGGTAGTTATTGTTTGTCGTTGGTGATAGGGTGTCGGGTTGGAGGAGAGATTCATGACTGAGATAAATGACTGTTGTAGGAAGAAAATCTGAGTTGGGAAGCAAACTGGTGTGTGCCCAAGAGGACTTGATGCCTGAGTCATGGCTGTGCTTAAAGCAAGAAAGCAAGAAAGCAAGAAAGCAAGAAAGCAAGAAAGCAAGAAAGCAAGAAAGCAAGAAAGCAAGAAAGTCAACTCTCACCCAGTTGCAAAATACTTATTTATTGACTGATGGACCATACTTCTTCAAAGTTCTTTAATTCAACCCAATAACGGTACTTACCGCCTAGAAACTTCTTTCTTTTATTCAAAATGGCTTCTCAACTCGACCCCGTTGCCGATGTGAGACGACTAAGATACGCAAAGGTGTACAGTGACGACCGCGAAGCCAGCACGAACGCATACTGGGACCTCGAAAATCAGATCATGTATCCAGTGACAGCACGCTTTATGACAACACGAGAAGATTATCCAGATAACCGAAGCAATCTCAGATTCGACAGAACCGTCTCACGAGTACTACAAGGGAACCATGTGATCAGAGTGGTCGCAGGGGAAGATAAGAGACTGGGGGCTGCAAAGGCAGAAATCAAGaaggccgaagacgacgtggagaggaaggcgaggcTGGTGATGGAGAGTGAGGGCTTAAGCCAGCTGTACTGTCACACGACGGTGGGGACAGCGTTCCGCGTTTGGACGCTTGAATATCCAAACTACCAACTTCAACCACTTTTCGGTAACTACACCCGAGCGGACAAAAACTCCTACATCGATATCCGTACCTCGTTTGGCCAGTACGAATGGCATCGACTCGGAAGTCTCGTGAAGAATGAGGATGTTCTTCCGCTTGGAGCATTCGAAGTCCAAGGTTATCTAGTCGCACCACCAGACTGGATGAACAGACTTGACATAATGCAGATGCGGCTAGAGGCAGAAGAGAAGCAACGGCTGGAAGCAGAACTCAACCTCCAGGAAGCGACTGCGCAATATCTGTACGAACAGGAGCAACCCCAGGGACCACCTGCCCCGAGCCAATATATCCCAGCAAACTTCTACTCCCAAACCAATCAGCTTTCAGAGTCCTCAACCCAGTACAACATGCACAGCGTTGGTCCCTCCTCTGCGGATCAATTGTATCCATCCGAAAATTTCCAGAGTTCGCAAAGCCATGCAATGGAGATCGACGACTTAGTCGCGCTTGGGCCGGATGAGCCGGATGTTGAGCCTGGTCCCTCGCAAGAGGGGcaaaggaggagaaggcctAAAACCAAGGAGGTGACGCTAGAACGAAGGGAAAACAACTCTGGCTACAAGTTTACgtggaagaaggagaaagtCAAAACTGAGAAGAGCGAATGGACACGAGATGGGAACGTTTTGACTTTACGTGAACAGTTGCATGGCTACACTGTTTGGGGCTACAAGCCTTAAACATCGACAGGGCTTCGGACATTTCCCACAGGTATCTATTTCCTTACTGTAACCTGCCAGCTCAACTCCGGCAAATTCTGACTTCAGGAAAATACTTAACACTCCTCCGTCACCAATACAACATCCTATCTCTATTGCCAATCGCCTCCACAATGCTATTCAAAGGCGCTTCTGCATCATCTTCTCGTGTACTTGAAACTGCAGCAATGACTGAACTACGTTGAACTTAAGCCGCACCGCAATTCCTCGTTTCGGGTGCCAGTAGGACAAAGGTCATGGATAATATGGTTCGTTGCGACTCAGAGAATCTTGTTCTGCAAGGGCAATATCTTAAGCCTACCGACCTAAGCATTCATGCCTCCGTCCCAAGCACTTAGCCTGTGGTGAAGGTGGTAGGTCTCAAGCTGTGTTGAGTTGATGGATCACCTCGACCGTTGTGGTCACCAAAATTCCTTCATCTGGGCTGCACCGAGGAGACCTAGTGGCCGGACGCCTCTTACATGCTTGAAAGGGGCAGGTGTGTTGATTGTATTTGTTTTTCAAGTGCTATTGTCTGTCTGTGCTGGGAGATGACCCACTTGCTGATGCAATGACTAGAAACCACCTCCCTCGCCGATTTCGGAACATAACGCCCTCTTTACCACTTAATTAGGGGCAGTCGATCTTTAGTGTCTAGAGTCTGACGGGTTCTTAGGTGTATCACCACGTTCGGCCTCTCACCGGTTTTGTACATGGGAGCCTCTTACTAATCTGGCAGAAAGATAATCCGAGACATCTGATGACGCGTGATTTAGCCAGAAAATTTCCCCTCCGTTCGCTCCTGAGGAAAGCTTTTGAACACACAACATGCATGTTAAGACCACAATGAAATCTGTTTGCGTACCACGACGTTGCGGACTTTGTGGTTTTGAGCTTCAACTTGGCGACAACATTGTTGCAGGTTAGTATTTCCTGACCCTCGACATCCACTATTCTGACGGCCTTAGTGCGGCGGTCCGACATCAAAACATCTCAACCTTACAAGTACAGCATTGTGGGCTTTACCGACAGTGTTCTGGGCATCGATTATGTCCAGTGTCTTGGGAGATGTCATCACGATGAGCAGAGAGCTGGCTGTCATGTTGACTGTATCGAGATCACGCCCGATTTTACACTCGCAAAGGTTCTTGAAGTGACCACACCTGCATTCGAGCCCCCCGTACTCGCAGACAAACGACGCATCCGCTGGTTTCAGTCCCGTTTAGCTGGAATACTCGAAACAACGACccgccatcttcctcatTTACCGGAGGAAGTCCGTCATAATATTGCAGCATGGGCCCTAGACCATCGACTGACCCGTCGTCGCTTGGTCATTGATTGTGTCAACAAAAGATGTGCGGAGAAAATGAGCGCTGTTTTGTCCGTCAAGACTTCGGAGAAGATTTATGCCAGACACGTCGAATTTGAGGGCGTCCAATACATTGCCTACTTGACGAATGCAGCCAGCGACGACAAAGACATTCTTTTGTTCGATCCGACTTCGCCAACATCCATCAATAGCTTGTTTGTCGCAAACGATCATCTTGGTGTCCGGCAGCTGTTGTTTACCGATTCTTCAAAACAATGCACCATCGAACAAGAAGTGGGCGTTTGGTGGAGAGCATTGAAACTGGAAAGCCTCGGTGGCCGTATCCAGTACCACAGTGATGTAAGTAAAAGCCAGCCACGCAGTGATTCTCAATATGCATGCTTACTTGAGGCGTTAGGGACTGAAATTGCGCGACCTCAAAGGTGAAACAATGGTGTTACCAAAAGACTGTTGGGGCGTTCCACAACTTGCACCCGAGTGTGTTCGGTTTGAAAGCATATGGAATGCAGAGCCGAGCTACCACATGTCGGTTGAATCTTGTAACGATCCTCAGACCACAGCCTACTCACTATGCTGGAACTCACAAATCGTCATGCTGCATGCACACTACGTCAAAGAGAACCTTGACTTTTATCAAAGCTTACGAACCACGGACGAAACTGCTATATGGCAATACATGCCACTTCATGCAGACGAGGTATTGACAGAAATTTGGAAATTCAATGGGCCATTCAGAAGTGCAATTGGATTACTGGTACGTCTCGTTCTGTTTGTGAATCACGTTAGAGTCTGCTCACATCGAACAGTTAGTCACAAACCAGGGCCGCTCGGAATTCCTAGGGGTGCAGCCTCGGCCAAACTGGAGCCAATCCGAGTGGACTCTTCTTGACTTGCCGAGCGACACCACGAGCCGCATTTATGTCGAAACAACAACTTACGGTGTGCGGAGGTTAGGCTTCGAGACACCTCGGCCTGAGCGGCGAGCCCAAGTACCCAGTTTTGAGCGGCCAACCTCATCGTATCCGATCTTTCGTCATGGCGAGTACTATGCCTGGAACAAAGCCAAACTCAACGAAGTAGTTGAGATTGTCCcatgtcgacgccatcatAGAGGAAGGGTTATCACCATCGGACTTCTACTACATTATACCGACGGAAACTCAGCTTGTGTTGGTCAAATCAGACTCGACTGCTTAGGAGAGGCTTCAAGTGTTGATCCTGCTTGTAAGCTATGGCTGGGATTTTGGCTCACGGATGACGGGCCTTGTGTATCCAATGCTGTCTTGGCCCAAGAGCAACCGACACTACCTGATTGTGAGAGTTGGTTTCTGGTGGACTGGTGCGACAACCTAGAATGGTGGTTTTCTAACAGGCAATGTCAGTTGTCTTACCAAGGGCGTCTCAGCCCCGAAACAACTGAACTGGGGAGGAGCAGGGTTTGAAAAGCGTGGATGGACATAACATCAAAGCGTCCTTTTTGGACAGCCGACGGGATGACGGACGATATCGAGTTAGGTAAGCTGTGTCCTCACGAAGGGAAACCAGGCTGAGCGGCGGCTGGCGGGCCAATAGGGTTCCATGGACGCATGCATGTGAGGGGAGTTGGGGGCTGCAGACTGTGCCCCTAAAAAGTACTGCTGTTCCTTAATCACCAACATTTATCAGGACCCAAGTGTCAGCCCTCACCACCAGGCATCATCGTAAACGGCTCACCCACTGTAGTTCTTTCATTCCTAGGGCCATTTCCTGCGTTCACGCGTCATACCCTCGAGGTAACGTGGTCACTTCTTAACATATGCCTTACTATCGCTTACCAGCCAAGACCTTACCTACGCATCGAGAGCATAACAATGGAGACTTCATGCAGGTAGGCGTTGGCCGACGAAGTGACAGTCCAACCGATCTGCGTGATTATGCCTCAGGACAGGATAACCCATGTCAGGCAGCCTGATCATCATGGACTGATTCATTGTTAACGCGCTGCTCACTACATGGCACCCAGCCACATGCGCAGTACTTTCTTGACCAGCAGGCAGCAACGGCAAGGGGTTAAAAAGGGGTTTTCGGCTTTGTGGACATCCTGAGTATGATTGGTTGTTGATGGACTGTCAATCTGAATTAGATCATTTGTCACCAAACGGGTGTTGTGCTCGCAGATCAAGTATTTAGCCTTGTCAACTCTCTTTTCCTGTATGCAGACCATCTAAAGCCGAAGGCTTTCCAACAATGACAGTCCAAATCCCAACCCGTTCAGCTCCCTGATACTTGGATGTTTCCTCAAGGTTCTGGCCATGGTTGACTGAGCTGAGCATTTCGATTCACAGTAGTAAGGCTAAAAGACGCTATGGATTCATAAGTGGGTGTGTGCGGCTAGGGCTGCTCACAGGCGCTCAGCGACGGAAGACCTCAGATGATGGTGTGCAGTGAGTTCTGTCACCTGCGTCTGGACTTTCGCGCCCCCTGGAGAGCAATTTATCTGAGCCCAGACAGACAGGTCATGTAGACAAGGGTTTCCAAGCCGGATGTCTCCCCGAACGCAAGGATGTGTGGAGAGCCATTGTGGAGGAGCGGATCAGGTATGAGCCCCTGTTCGTCCGGGTTTGTGGCTGATTTGCAGCCAAAGCTAGAAATAACTGGTGCTCAAGGAACTATTTAATTATATAACACGCTTAAGTACGGCGTAACTAAGACTTTATTGTAAAATTGTTTTTTTTTATCTCTAGCCTGTTAATTACTTAATTAGTTAGTTACAGTAGTACTGCAAAGTCTTAACTAACAGTTATATCGACATGGATGCCAGGCGCTGTGGCGACAAGATACGACTGTGTCGTTACGCACCAAACCAGAATGTGGACTTGGCAAAGAAGCAATCACATTACACGTCCATGCATGGACCTTCCGTTGGAATGCTAGTTACGTAGCCCACAATGCGACAAACCGTTAACACGGAAGGCTGGAAACTATTAAAACATGTGAGTGATTTGCCCATGCCAACCATCTCTGGACTGATTACACCGGCTGCGTCCTCCCCTGGTTCATGCACGTATGGCACAACCAAGAGTCTGTTACAACAGGTTGTGGCTGGGCCCCTTGGCCAGTAGAGATATCAAAGGGCCGAATGCAAGGTAACCAACATACAGGAATGGGCGCGTAAATGCGGCCACGGTGGGGTCAGGTAATGATAACACATACTGCCAAGGCAGACATAACTTTTGTCGAAGGTAATGTGACAAATTATAATATGCAGCAATGTTGCATCCGTCTGGATGCCATATCCACGCCAAAAACAGGTAGTATGTCATTTTCTGTCTGCAAAATTGTAGCAGAGATTTCCAAAACAATCCCATTGCTCGTGGTGTGTTTTTACTATGTATTATTCCCACTGCACCATTGCTTTACTTCAACTTCCCTctcgcctaatttttcttggcatctgCTGTTAGAGAATCAGGTGGTGAACCAACAGAACCCTTAACGgccgaaaactcttcacCTCCctgctccggagcccttccgcgatggcctcacagcctccggccagccccgatcggggctctgggccacctctGGAGCCAACCTCTCATTaagggctaaacgccgccgcaataccgagactcagccactccggcccagcctcgcgggaagccagcctaacaCCTTCAATCCAGCTCCCCTAACACCAAGATCAAGACCGCCTACAACCAACGGCCAAGTGACTATCCGGAACAAGCGGCCCCGCAACCGGCCCTAGGACCGGACGCCCGGACCAGGTTGAACCCAGGAGAACCAACCGAGCTGGAGCAGGTCCCCGACGAAGAAGATCCAGAAGAGGCCTAACCCGATAGCTACCCAGGAATTGGAGACGATCACGGTAGCTGCGGAGAGCTCACGACCGGACACCACGAGAAGGTCTGCCATGTCGTCCTACTGCTTTTTCAAGCAGCATCCAGTGTGCTCACTGGAGGCTGCTGCCTATCCGGGTCGATTGGGTCGCTTTTCAAGGTGCGGCTATCATCCTCCGGCTACACACTTGTTGCCAAAGGCGTTGAGAGGGTTGACCTTGGTCGCCTACGACACGAGAACGACTTATACGATCGATTGCAGCCCATCCAGGGGACACATGTACCGGTATGCCTCGGTAGTGTGGATCTAGTCCTCCCATACTACTACGACAGTGATGTCTTTGAGCACTTCTTGTTCCTCAGCTGGGCTGGACTGCCTCTGTTTGACTTCATCAACCGAACTACCAAGGTCGATATTGTGAATAAGGTTACGGAAGCTTACAAGAGAATCCACAGGCTGCACATTCTTCACCATGATGCGGAGCCGCGCAACATCATGTACGATCCAAAAAGTGGCAACGTCATGATTGTGGATTTCGAGCGGGCCGAGTTCCGTAGTCGTCAACCCCTAGGCCCACTCGGCCCTAACGCTCAGAATCAGAGGAAGCGACGGAGAACACAGAAGCAAGGAAAGGATGATTTCGAGAAAGAACAGGAATCTGTAACTGGAAGCTTGTTGAGGCTGATGAAATGAAGCCTAGGGCATCTGAATTCAATTTTGACAGGGCTTCTTTGACTGCAGACCCGCCTCAGGCATTTGCATCCAATCGGATGATCCGCATAGATACACAAGCGCTCTCTGCGTGATATGATAGAAAGTGGGTCTTGCATCCCCTTGAGAAAGGCGCCCTGTCGTACGTTGGCCAACCAGAGTGCCGATCTGGAGGTGCCATTCCAACAGCCACGCTTGAGCCAGTGGGTGCTATGCCAAGAGCAGTTCACGGGTGTAATGAGCGGCTTTATCCATGGCCATCTTCAACCCTTGCAAGAAGCAGGCCACGGGCGCTTTCAGTCTCCACTTAGAGAACCTTTCACAGACGCCAGAGAAGAGGCAAAAGTACAGTACAGGAGACGCATCCTGGAAATAGTGGCGCCATTCCCCTTGTCAGGCACCATGCGATTGAGTACACTACTACAAAAAGAGCAAGGCTTGCGGAAGCTTTTGGTTGCCCTTCTCAAATGGAGTATAAACTGGAGCATACTGTAGAACCCACCCATTAAGCACGGCTCCGCTACAAAGGGGTGGACACTCCCTGGCCTGTCCTCACTTGTCAAGTCTCAACCAACAGTTGCATCGATGGGTCAAATGCATCGTGCTTATCGCGCATGTCACATTTGCAACCGTCCCAAGGTAGGCCACGTACGTCGTAATTATGCCATGTATGCATCCTCAACAGCGCCTCGCTTGCGGGCGTATTGGGCCCGTAATCAAAAGCTACTTCACCGGTAGAACCGCGGCCAAAGCGTTTCAACACTTGTGCCCATCAAATAGCGTGTCTCCATCGATTCTTACTGTGCGTCACTGTGTAACGAcccgtctcggccatcggTATCCAATCGGATGATCCGCAAGGTTATACGAGCGCTCTCGGTGTGCTGAAAGATTGAAAGTTACGCACAACGCAGTACTGTACTGTACCTACAAAAACAAGCACTGCAACTTACAGCGCTTGAGTGGAGACGGTTCGCAGAGCTGAAAGAGGCTGCTCCGTTTGCTCCAGTTGCGGATACGCCAAGCCGAAAGAGGCGGGGAAACGGCATTGCATGTCCAGTTGGAAGATAGGCAGTGTGGGCTGCTGGCGTTTCTTTCCTCATCGAATGAAGCAGACCTGGCTCCTGCCGAGAAACTCGAGTGTTCCCTACTTCGTTTCTTACTGTATATAGAGCTACTTGACTTAATTGCAGTTTCCAGCTTGTCAAGCAATCAGAGAAGCCGATGATAGACTATTCTATatatagagagagagagagagagagctaGAAGTGCGTGTGCTTCATCGGTCCTTACAGCTGCTATACAGTCGACTCTCGGGAGCCCGAAATGGCTCACTGTTTATGTGCACAGGCTAGCAGTACTGTACCTGTATTGACTTCAATACACATCAGAAAGCCAAAGCAGGCTTGTTTCTACGCCCAGTAGATGACACTGTCAAAGAAGCCACAAGTATGTAAAGGGAAGTAACTCTAAGTAGCGAGAATTCTAAGGCTGCCTCCGTGTGCTTGGCCCGTAATGGAAGGACAGAAATGTGCGTAAGAATAGCTGCGCACGCAGAAGGGTGCGTGGTTTCCAGGATTATTGTTCTAGTGCTTCCAATCAAGAGACAATCATAGACCTGTTTGTTGACAGGTTACCTGCTAACGTCCCCGCACTACTTTCGCGCTTTGCACTATATTTGCAAGTAAAGAGCTGATTGTGGATTACATACAGTGACATTGTCAGCTTTCTCAAAAGTACTGTGCATAGGTTGTTCTGCACCTTATCCGAAAGTGATACAAAAACGTCCATGATAACAGCGCATCATGTATGGAAGGAGCCATTTCCCAATGTTCCTGGCATAGTTCATCAGCCCCTCTTCTACAGAGCATTGTATAATACTTCTCAGCACTTTGGTGGTCAATGACCACAGCCAGTTATGGACTATCCTGTGCCATTTTGGATTAATCCTGGAATGTGTCAGGCAGCCAGAAGACGTTGTCGCACAATCGAAAGCAGCAAAAAATGAAATTGTGTGATGGTGTGGATAAATGTTCATCAACGCATGTTCCAGAAGCTTCCAAAACACTGTCCACGCAAGATCCATGTATCACAGTATGATGTCATCGCAAGGGGATGTCGAAAGGGGCAGCTTCCAGAATGCCATTGTTTGTCACAAGGCCCACTAATTAACATTTCCAATCCAGCTGTGACTCACAGCTAACCCCGGTTCCTTGCCAGGGGGTTGTTATTGCTCGCACTTTCAATATCGACAAGTACAGTAATCACTTGGAGTATTGTAACAACCTTTTTCCTCGACGGCCAAGTCATGCCTTAGCCAATCTGGATGTAGATGACGTATATGCAAACAACCTGCATGTGCCGTTCACCACTTTTCCCCTATCAACGCGACTGTGAGGAAGTGGATTTTGTTCCTAAAACAGAGACACAGTGCAGATGCCTTGAGTTCCAGAAATTATGCACGTTGGTTTGTTGGCGCTAATTATAACTCGATGCGCATGTTCTCTGCTGCAGCTCCTGCACCTGGGTCAGTCGCTGCACTTCAATACAGCAATCACCAACGAAAAGGGGGCCGTGGCGTCCGGTGAGCGCTTCGAGCCCTCCGGCCGATCTTTGAAACTTACCGGGTTGGTAAGCGGGGGTTGGGAATTGGTGTTCAGTATCTAGTCTGGCCACTTCCAGAAGGGGTAAAAACAACAACGGGGCTCAGGCCAAAAACATGTAATCATGTGGCTTCATGATGTGCCCCATCGGACCAGGTTGGCACATAACGCCAGGTTGGACTAGCCACAGGTCACTTGGCGCTGGCCGGAAGCACACGACTGCCTATCTGATGTGATTGCTGTATCGAAGTGCAGCGGCTGACACGCTCCGCGGCGAGACACGAAATGACGAGGATCATGTACAGCTAAGCGCTGCATGCTGCAATGGACGCACTGCAGGTGCGAAGACTAAACCCAATACGTCGAAAAATCACATAAGTACGTTATGCCTCGGAATGGCAGTGTTGGCCTTAATGTTCAGAGTGTGATGGAATTCGACGCGGAGTGCATAGCTGTAGCCGTATGTATCATCCATGTCCACATCATCCACACCCACAGGTCGCCATGCTCCATACAACTGCTACGCCTGCACATCGTGTTGATTTGAACCTGCACGATAACGGGGTACTGAGCTGGTTTTAATCCATGGAATCGTCATCCCAGGAATGCCTTTCTATAGCAGCTAAGAATTTGAAGCCCTCCCTACTTTGTAGATTGCCTTGATTGCTTTGGTGAGATGCTCGTTGTTGCTAGTTTGAAACACCTTCCGGCACATTTAATCAATTTTGCTGGCCGCATGCACATTTCTCTCCGCGCTTCACTTCCTTGTTGCATCCCAATTTGCAGCAGGTAGTATAAAGACTTTCCCCGAAATCAACGAGGTCAGGTTTTGGGTGTGCAGCCATGTTGATAAAATCTTGAGTGGACGTAAGTGGGCGTAAGAGGGCAATGCTATTCAACGTTAGTTAATAATTGCAAATGTCTGGACTAAGGGCTTTGTTACAGTACATGCAGTAGGTTGGCCGAAAGTCTTTGAACTTGCGCGACTCCGATGTGAGTGATGAGCATGGAGGTTCAGGAGTAGAGGGTAAGGTTATATTGAGGGGTTCTTATACAATGAGTATGATCGCAATGGACCGGGCTGAGCAGGAATGTAAACCGAACGAATGTATTGAGAGAGGGATGGTTACAATGCAGAGGGTAGGGATCATTCTCGGCGAATGCTGAACGGCGCCAGAGTGGTGTGCGGCTTATAGACAATCCCCTCCTCCTAGCATTGTGTTTGTGCATGCAAAGCATGTTGGAAGCAGTTAGATGTCATGTGTTGCGGCGGAGAAACGGATCATGATACTTGGCGTAGCGGCCGCAGATCCTCGTGCGGGTGACATTCGCAGGCATAGATTGGCTGCCCACGAATTGCAACTTGTATTGACTTAAAGGCCTGCAGGCGTGGAACCGTTTGCCGCCACCTTGCTTGCGGGCGTACTGGACCCGTCGCCAAAAGCTACTTCTCCGGTAGAGCCGCGGCTAAGGCGTTTCAACACTCGAGTTTCTCAGCAGAAGGCAGGTCCCCTTCATTGGACGTGAAAAAACGCTACACCACCCATTTCCCAACTAGACACTGCATGTCAACTTGCGCCTGTCTGCGAATATGCTATGTCATTAATCTCGTGCAAGATTACTTCGCCTCGTCAGAGTCCCGCCCAGCTCGAGCATCCAATTGGCGGACAAGTTCGCCGGCCATTACATACTTATAGACCCCTGTTTTTGCTTTAGAGGAATAGATAGAAAATACCAAATGGAGCAGTCTTCAATTCACGTCTCGCGCTTCCTGAGCGTCACACATGGTCTTGAAGGCGGATGTAACAAAATCTATGCAAACTCATCGATTAGTTTAGAATACCACCCAACTTTTCCCCTCTGGTACAGCCTCATCGCAGTCACCAGCTGCTGTCTTTTCCAATTCTTCAGCGCGTCTGATAATGAGTTGTCTGTTCCCCTCCTATCCTCAGCTTCTTTCACAACCGCCACGTAGCTTTTCTGGTCTGCAAGCTGCTGTTTTAGTTCGTCGGTGACAGGATCGCCTTGTTCGTTGTAATTCCACGGTACATCGATCGCTGGCGGAACCATTGAGAGGGTTAAAGGAAAATCTGCAAACATCTCCCATGGCCCAGCGAAGGATGCCTCCCAGTCAATCAAACCGAGGACACGATACTCGTCGTCAACAATGATATTGTTGTGGCCAAAGTCGCCGTGGCAAAGAGGGAACGGGCCGTGGTCGCGAGCTGAGAGTCTACTAGCAAGGTCGCTAATGGATTTTGGAAAAGATGAGACGGAGGGGATAATCTCGTCAGCATATTGACCAGATGCTTTTCGTAGTTCTTCGTCCGTCATGCCGAATGTGGTCTTGGCCGCCCATGCTTGGAAGAATTCGGTCGCTGTGTTGAAAGGACCACCAAGACCCCGAATTGGGCCTTGCCGGTATGTGCCGTCCTCGTTTCTCGAAACGATTGTCCCAATCATAGGGAGTTGTACCGTGGCTAACTGAACCTGTGATGGATTAGTTAAAGGTGTGCTTGGAACACTTCGGCGACTTGCATGAATCTCCGCGAGACGGCGTAGGAACGTTTGCTTATATCCAGGCGGGATCTTCATGCCCAAGTCCATTCCCACGTTCCCTGGTAGACAGTCCATCAACATGAATGGTGCCTTGACGTCACAATCCCGTCGAGCCTCGATAGCATGGACTTCAGGAACCGGTATGCTGGTTTTTTGTCGCACAAGGGAAATGGTGTTGTATTCGCAGTTTTCAACTGCCTCTACCGACTGATCCGAGTTTTCGGAGACAGCTGAGGTACCAATAGGAGGCATTCGCAGTCGTGCCACCCATCGCACACCATCGTCAAACTGGATGATTCGGACCATATGGTTGTAGCCAAGGCCAATATCACGAAGGAGATGGCAGCTGGACCCATTCCTCCTCTTGGCTGCGTACTGCAGGAGTGAGCTCCAGTCCACAGATGCCGAAAATGACTCGGCTCGTGAACGAATAGGTCCCTCTTGTAGAGAATCGTGATACGTCCACCGATATCCTGAAAAGGCTTCGGAACTCTCTTGAGAAGGTCAGCGTGAATGAAACCGAAAAAAACGTAGAGAATCACTTACGAGGCGTGTCATCAGACAAGATCCTCTCAACGGCGTTGCTTTCCATTGCGTTTCTTGATACGGTAGCGACTTGTCAATGTAATGTTagcggaagaggagaaaaaagTTGATGTTGTAGAGGGAATGGAAAGTAAGGACAACGCAAGGTTAAGTCCCTGGAAAGGTGGCTGGATTAGGTTAAAAATACGGCAGTATCTAACAGGGTCTAGCCCCGTCTATCACAACTACCCTGGTATCAGGCCAAAGTTACATACACAGGTCGGGTAGAGATGTCTATGCTTTTCGATTTTCTAAGCATGGGTACCTTGACTTTTTGTCACGTACTGTGCACGCGTGCATAAATTTAGCCAATAGGAATTTAGTGATCAACCTGGGGTATTTCCACAGAATCTGATGTGGATAGAAGACGTACCTATCATACCATAGTATGCAACAAACTCGTGCAGTGGTCCTATGCTCCAGTCTGTACTGCATCTCGCCTAATTGAGAAAGGCGTCTGAATAGCTTTCGTAAGCCTTGCTCTTTTCGTAGTAGTATACGCAAGCGTACCTGGCAGGGAAATGGCGTCGCTGATTCCAAGGTGCGTCTCCTGTACGGTACT encodes:
- a CDS encoding Putative protein kinase; protein product: MSSYCFFKQHPVRLSSSGYTLVAKGVERVDLGRLRHENDLYDRLQPIQGTHVPVCLGSVDLVLPYYYDSDVFEHFLFLSWAGLPLFDFINRTTKVDIVNKVTEAYKRIHRLHILHHDAEPRNIMYDPKSGNVMIVDFERAEFRSRQPLGPLGPNAQNQRKRRRTQKQGKDDFEKEQESVTGSLLRLMK
- a CDS encoding Putative aminoglycoside phosphotransferase, protein kinase-like domain superfamily, giving the protein MESNAVERILSDDTPQSSEAFSGYRWTYHDSLQEGPIRSRAESFSASVDWSSLLQYAAKRRNGSSCHLLRDIGLGYNHMVRIIQFDDGVRWVARLRMPPIGTSAVSENSDQSVEAVENCEYNTISLVRQKTSIPVPEVHAIEARRDCDVKAPFMLMDCLPGNVGMDLGMKIPPGYKQTFLRRLAEIHASRRSVPSTPLTNPSQVQLATVQLPMIGTIVSRNEDGTYRQGPIRGLGGPFNTATEFFQAWAAKTTFGMTDEELRKASGQYADEIIPSVSSFPKSISDLASRLSARDHGPFPLCHGDFGHNNIIVDDEYRVLGLIDWEASFAGPWEMFADFPLTLSMVPPAIDVPWNYNEQGDPVTDELKQQLADQKSYVAVVKEAEDRRGTDNSLSDALKNWKRQQLVTAMRLYQRGKVGWYSKLIDEFA